From a single Labrenzia sp. PHM005 genomic region:
- a CDS encoding electron transfer flavoprotein subunit alpha/FixB family protein: protein MTTLLVAEHAGGALNDATAKAMTAAVALGSDVHVLVAGKGVQAVAEAAAKLTGAAKVLVAESDALEHQLAEPTADLIVGLAGDYDAIVAPATANGKNTLPRVAALLDVMQISDITAVVDAETFERPIYAGNAIQTVKSGDAKKVITVRTSTFAAAEEGGSAAVEAVAGTDGSGLSEFVGEELSKSDRPELTSAKIIISGGRALGSEEKFQEVIMPVADALGAAVGASRAAVDAGYAPNDWQVGQTGKVVAPDLYIACGISGAIQHLAGMKDSKVIVAINKDEEAPIFQVADYGLVADLFEVLPELKASVE from the coding sequence ATGACAACACTTCTTGTGGCTGAACACGCTGGCGGCGCTCTGAACGATGCAACCGCTAAAGCCATGACCGCTGCTGTAGCGCTCGGTTCTGACGTCCATGTCCTGGTTGCCGGTAAAGGCGTACAGGCTGTTGCTGAAGCTGCCGCGAAATTGACCGGCGCTGCAAAGGTTCTGGTTGCCGAAAGTGATGCTCTGGAGCACCAGCTGGCTGAGCCGACAGCTGACTTGATCGTCGGTCTTGCTGGCGACTATGACGCCATCGTTGCGCCGGCAACTGCCAACGGCAAAAACACACTGCCGCGGGTTGCTGCTCTGCTTGACGTCATGCAGATCTCTGACATCACCGCCGTTGTCGACGCTGAGACCTTTGAGCGTCCGATCTACGCTGGTAACGCCATCCAGACGGTCAAATCGGGTGATGCGAAAAAAGTTATCACCGTCCGGACATCTACTTTTGCTGCGGCAGAAGAAGGTGGCTCCGCTGCTGTAGAAGCTGTGGCAGGCACAGACGGCTCAGGCCTGTCCGAGTTTGTCGGTGAGGAACTGTCCAAGTCAGACCGTCCGGAATTGACTTCCGCCAAGATCATCATCTCCGGTGGCCGTGCACTCGGCTCTGAAGAGAAGTTCCAGGAAGTCATCATGCCGGTTGCCGATGCTCTCGGTGCCGCTGTCGGTGCGTCACGCGCCGCTGTGGACGCCGGTTACGCACCGAACGACTGGCAGGTTGGCCAAACCGGTAAGGTGGTTGCGCCAGATCTCTACATTGCCTGCGGCATCTCCGGTGCCATTCAGCACCTTGCTGGCATGAAGGATTCCAAAGTGATCGTCGCGATCAACAAGGACGAAGAGGCGCCGATCTTCCAGGTTGCCGACTACGGTCTGGTCGCGGATTTGTTCGAAGTTCTGCCGGAACTGAAGGCGTCCGTAGAATAA
- a CDS encoding 3-hydroxybutyryl-CoA dehydrogenase — MAVEIKKIGVIGAGQMGSGIAHVCALAGYDVGLSDISMERIESGLASINGNMARQVSKSIITEEERTGALSRLKAVEDVDLLSDADLVIESAVENEQVKRKIFSQLCPILKPEAILATNTSSISITRLAATTDRPERFIGIHFMNPVPIMELVELVRGIATEDETFEASKQFCDRLGKQIAVAEDFPAFMVNRILLPMINEAIYTLYEGVGSVESIDKAMKLGANHPMGPLQLADFIGLDTCLSIMQVLYEGLADTKYRPCPLLVKYVEAGWLGRKTQRGFYDYRGDVPVPTR; from the coding sequence ATGGCAGTCGAAATCAAAAAAATCGGCGTGATTGGCGCGGGTCAAATGGGCAGCGGTATTGCGCATGTATGTGCACTTGCTGGCTACGACGTCGGCCTAAGCGATATCTCCATGGAACGGATCGAATCCGGTCTGGCCTCGATCAACGGCAATATGGCCCGCCAGGTCTCCAAGTCGATCATTACCGAAGAAGAACGCACCGGCGCGCTCAGCCGCCTCAAGGCAGTTGAAGATGTCGATCTTTTGAGCGATGCGGATCTGGTGATTGAATCGGCTGTTGAGAATGAGCAGGTCAAACGCAAGATCTTCTCCCAGTTGTGCCCGATCCTGAAGCCGGAAGCCATTCTGGCAACCAACACCTCTTCCATTTCTATCACCCGGCTTGCGGCCACGACGGACCGTCCGGAACGATTCATCGGCATTCATTTCATGAATCCGGTGCCGATCATGGAATTGGTTGAGCTGGTGCGGGGCATTGCGACCGAAGACGAGACGTTCGAAGCGTCCAAACAATTCTGCGATCGCTTGGGCAAACAAATCGCAGTTGCTGAAGATTTCCCGGCCTTTATGGTCAACCGCATCCTGCTGCCGATGATCAACGAAGCGATCTATACCCTTTACGAAGGTGTTGGTTCGGTAGAATCCATCGACAAGGCGATGAAGCTTGGCGCCAACCACCCGATGGGTCCGCTGCAGCTGGCCGACTTCATTGGCCTCGACACCTGCCTGTCGATCATGCAGGTGCTTTATGAGGGGCTGGCGGACACCAAATACCGTCCGTGTCCGCTTTTGGTGAAGTACGTCGAGGCAGGCTGGCTCGGCCGCAAAACCCAGCGCGGTTTCTACGATTACCGCGGCGACGTTCCGGTGCCGACCCGCTAA